A genome region from Maridesulfovibrio salexigens DSM 2638 includes the following:
- a CDS encoding radical SAM protein produces MSVKEEFFYYGKEEPSPEETGGRLPTALVFPGRKGSALSTLGWQAVYRLLAPDAELAVERFFLGEPGQPSVSMDSDKELSEFPLIGFSINFEEEYLHLVRMLKDSGVPPLAAERPDFPLVMGGGPVAFLNPAPIAPFFDFFWVGEAEAGLKDLCLELKQHIYDGGSKKEFLDLIKDRDGVYVPGMTKGQVRRAVLPPGPVSEGHGVPLLSDPAYSCFISPEAVFKDMFLVEVNRGCPYGCRFCAAGYIYRPPRHASIDQLKKIVELADPPKVGLVGTALTDWPDLLPYIEWLKKRKTKFSLSSVRADGLTEELLDILRAAGVRTVTLALEGASRRLRDAASKNLEEEDFLRAVELCAAKGVNHLRVYVIVGWPGETAADYDELALMLEKIDEARKRGQGKKKKQFMRITFGASCLVPKPWTPLQWAAMPSEKELKDVLSKVKGLTKKYKGIAFSGDNPFQARLQGILSRGDESLAEFISYAAENGGWKKASKFFKGDVNRFIDQELDKDSPLPWDFINTGVKKAYLWREWQRFQKAEKTPVCPPDGCAECKSCGMHQWLEEL; encoded by the coding sequence ATGTCCGTGAAAGAGGAATTCTTCTACTACGGAAAGGAAGAACCCTCGCCCGAGGAAACAGGAGGCCGTCTGCCCACGGCTCTTGTATTCCCCGGACGGAAGGGGTCTGCACTCTCAACCTTAGGTTGGCAGGCTGTCTATCGTCTGCTGGCTCCGGACGCGGAGCTTGCGGTAGAGCGATTCTTCCTTGGCGAACCGGGACAACCGTCTGTTTCCATGGACAGTGACAAAGAACTGTCCGAGTTTCCCCTGATCGGCTTCAGCATCAACTTTGAGGAGGAGTACCTCCATCTGGTCAGGATGCTGAAAGATTCGGGCGTTCCGCCACTGGCGGCGGAACGCCCGGACTTCCCGCTGGTCATGGGCGGAGGTCCGGTGGCCTTCCTCAATCCCGCACCCATCGCGCCCTTTTTCGACTTCTTCTGGGTAGGAGAAGCTGAAGCGGGATTGAAGGACCTGTGTCTCGAACTGAAGCAGCATATTTATGACGGGGGAAGCAAAAAAGAATTTCTGGATCTGATCAAAGACCGGGACGGCGTCTACGTTCCCGGCATGACCAAGGGTCAGGTCCGCAGGGCAGTGCTACCGCCGGGTCCGGTTTCAGAAGGCCACGGAGTGCCTCTTCTGAGCGATCCTGCATATTCCTGTTTTATCAGCCCGGAAGCGGTCTTCAAGGACATGTTCCTTGTCGAGGTCAACCGGGGCTGTCCGTATGGATGCAGATTCTGCGCTGCCGGATACATCTACCGCCCGCCACGCCACGCATCTATTGACCAGCTCAAGAAGATTGTGGAGCTTGCCGATCCGCCCAAAGTCGGTCTGGTAGGCACAGCCCTTACCGACTGGCCCGACCTGCTTCCATACATTGAATGGCTCAAAAAAAGGAAAACCAAATTTTCCCTCTCATCTGTTCGCGCTGACGGACTTACCGAGGAATTGCTGGATATCCTGCGCGCAGCAGGAGTCCGCACTGTGACTCTTGCACTGGAAGGAGCCAGCAGGCGGCTTCGTGATGCGGCCAGTAAAAACCTTGAGGAAGAAGACTTCCTGCGCGCGGTGGAACTCTGCGCCGCCAAGGGTGTCAACCACTTGCGGGTATACGTAATTGTGGGCTGGCCCGGTGAAACTGCTGCGGACTACGATGAACTGGCTCTCATGCTTGAGAAGATAGATGAGGCCCGCAAACGTGGTCAGGGTAAGAAGAAAAAACAATTCATGCGCATAACCTTCGGTGCCAGTTGCCTTGTTCCCAAACCGTGGACTCCGCTGCAGTGGGCTGCAATGCCGTCTGAAAAAGAACTCAAGGACGTTCTTTCCAAAGTCAAAGGACTAACTAAAAAATATAAGGGCATTGCCTTTTCCGGCGACAATCCATTTCAGGCCCGATTGCAAGGCATACTTTCCCGTGGTGACGAATCACTGGCTGAATTCATCAGCTATGCTGCGGAAAACGGAGGCTGGAAAAAAGCATCCAAATTTTTCAAAGGCGATGTAAACCGTTTTATCGACCAAGAACTTGACAAAGATTCCCCCCTGCCTTGGGACTTCATCAATACCGGTGTAAAAAAAGCATACCTCTGGCGTGAATGGCAGCGATTTCAGAAAGCAGAAAAAACTCCGGTCTGTCCCCCTGACGGATGCGCAGAATGCAAAAGCTGCGGCATGCATCAATGGCTTGAAGAGCTTTAA
- the ftsZ gene encoding cell division protein FtsZ: protein MDYMEIENDGQARIKVIGCGGGGGNAINNMIQSALSGVRFIVANTDAQDINKSLAEYKIQLGDKLTKGLGAGANPDVGKNAALESIDQIRELVSDCDMVFVTAGMGGGTGTGAAPVIAEVAKEAGALTVAVVTKPFYFEGKRRLLQAEKGIEELKKVVDSIITIPNDRLLQLAAKKAAFSEMLKKADEVLYYGVKGIADLITVHGLINLDFADVQAVMSSSGLALMGTGIARGENRAREAAMKAITSPLLEDVSIEGAKGVLINITCSPDMTIDEVSEAANIIYEEAHEEAQIFFGTVFDAEVGDEMRITVIATGIDSAVEQTVTPPVEQQSFGQPQRPNLTPRGMAPKSKETTNVHQMGSAHAEEDRSIPAYLRHTASKPAEAAGTREPVQLKPKQAANSGGEEFIFHDDDDFEVPTFIRKQAD, encoded by the coding sequence ATGGATTACATGGAAATTGAAAACGACGGTCAGGCCAGAATCAAGGTTATCGGTTGTGGTGGTGGTGGCGGTAACGCTATCAACAACATGATTCAGTCCGCACTCTCCGGTGTGCGCTTCATCGTAGCTAACACCGATGCACAGGACATCAACAAATCTCTGGCTGAGTACAAAATTCAGCTCGGCGACAAACTGACCAAAGGCCTCGGCGCTGGCGCAAACCCCGACGTGGGTAAAAATGCAGCTCTCGAATCCATTGACCAGATCCGCGAACTGGTCAGCGATTGCGACATGGTCTTCGTAACTGCCGGTATGGGCGGCGGAACCGGTACCGGTGCTGCTCCCGTTATCGCTGAAGTTGCCAAGGAAGCAGGTGCACTGACCGTTGCCGTTGTAACCAAACCTTTCTATTTCGAAGGCAAGCGCAGACTGCTGCAGGCAGAAAAAGGTATTGAGGAACTCAAGAAGGTGGTTGACTCCATCATCACCATTCCCAACGACCGTCTGCTCCAGCTTGCCGCCAAAAAAGCAGCTTTCTCTGAAATGCTGAAAAAAGCTGACGAAGTACTCTACTACGGCGTCAAGGGTATCGCCGACCTGATCACCGTTCACGGTCTGATCAACCTTGACTTCGCCGATGTACAGGCTGTTATGTCCAGCTCCGGTCTCGCCCTCATGGGTACCGGTATCGCACGCGGAGAAAACAGGGCACGTGAAGCAGCAATGAAAGCTATCACCAGCCCGCTGCTTGAAGATGTTTCAATCGAAGGCGCAAAAGGCGTGCTCATCAACATCACCTGCTCCCCTGACATGACCATTGATGAAGTCAGCGAAGCAGCCAACATCATCTACGAAGAAGCACACGAGGAAGCACAGATCTTCTTCGGTACTGTTTTCGATGCTGAAGTCGGCGATGAAATGCGCATCACCGTTATTGCTACCGGAATCGACAGCGCAGTTGAACAGACCGTTACCCCGCCTGTTGAACAGCAGTCTTTCGGTCAGCCCCAGCGCCCTAACCTCACTCCCAGAGGCATGGCCCCCAAGAGCAAGGAAACCACCAACGTTCATCAGATGGGCAGCGCCCACGCTGAAGAAGACCGCTCCATCCCCGCTTACCTGCGCCACACCGCAAGCAAGCCCGCTGAAGCGGCAGGTACCCGTGAGCCTGTACAGCTCAAGCCCAAACAGGCTGCCAACTCCGGTGGAGAAGAATTCATCTTCCATGATGACGATGATTTCGAAGTTCCGACCTTCATTCGCAAGCAGGCTGATTAA